From the genome of Bosea sp. Tri-49, one region includes:
- a CDS encoding RidA family protein — protein sequence MKPLNPATIRAPFARYSHGAELPSGQRLVFCSGQLGITADGTIPEGVREQADLCFANIAAILSEAGMTLKDIIRINAYVTDRTHMKGYMESRDAHVGTPPPASTLMIVSGFTLPEFKVEIEVVAAAPEKRRKLARSTSAPQF from the coding sequence ATGAAGCCGCTCAATCCCGCTACGATCCGCGCCCCTTTCGCCCGCTACAGCCATGGCGCCGAGCTTCCATCTGGCCAGCGGCTGGTCTTCTGCTCCGGCCAGCTCGGCATCACGGCCGACGGCACGATCCCCGAGGGCGTCCGCGAACAGGCCGACCTCTGCTTCGCCAACATCGCCGCGATCCTGAGCGAAGCCGGAATGACGTTGAAGGACATTATCCGTATCAACGCCTACGTCACCGACCGCACCCATATGAAGGGCTATATGGAATCGCGCGATGCCCATGTCGGCACCCCGCCGCCGGCCTCGACCCTGATGATCGTCTCCGGCTTCACGCTGCCGGAGTTCAAGGTCGAGATCGAAGTCGTCGCAGCCGCGCCGGAAAAGCGGCGCAAGTTGGCGCGGAGCACGAGCGCGCCGCAGTTCTAG
- a CDS encoding AprI/Inh family metalloprotease inhibitor translates to MSLRTSALLRAAGLLPLVLLTACAGSQRFGGYGSGSGQAVARAPIYGEPIQSAPPVQSAPITSEPLPPPGGYPSAPPPQAGGYPAGGPGPGPGGMPPQNDPFFDPQAAQPGQQPPAQRPVEPAPPQVANANPGATPGGGSTRGGAVSTRDGVIGNWTAQEATGGSCRVQLSSSPSLDLYRANATGCSNRDLQQVNAWDYRDGEVYLYQRGGSVVARLRVGSGGAMNGAITKSGAGLSLNR, encoded by the coding sequence ATGAGCTTGAGGACTTCTGCGCTGCTGCGGGCCGCGGGCCTGCTGCCTCTCGTGCTGTTGACCGCTTGCGCCGGTTCGCAGCGCTTCGGCGGATATGGCTCGGGTTCGGGCCAGGCCGTCGCCCGCGCGCCCATCTATGGTGAGCCCATTCAGTCGGCGCCGCCGGTCCAGTCTGCTCCGATCACCTCCGAGCCGCTGCCGCCACCGGGGGGGTATCCGAGCGCACCGCCGCCGCAAGCGGGCGGCTATCCGGCCGGCGGTCCCGGGCCGGGACCGGGCGGCATGCCGCCCCAGAATGATCCGTTCTTCGATCCGCAAGCAGCGCAGCCCGGCCAGCAGCCGCCGGCGCAGCGCCCGGTCGAACCGGCGCCCCCCCAGGTCGCTAACGCTAATCCGGGCGCGACGCCTGGCGGTGGCTCGACGCGCGGCGGCGCGGTTTCGACACGCGACGGCGTCATCGGCAACTGGACGGCGCAGGAGGCGACGGGTGGTTCCTGCCGGGTGCAGCTTTCGAGTTCGCCCTCGCTCGATCTCTACCGGGCCAATGCGACAGGTTGCAGCAATCGCGACCTGCAGCAGGTCAATGCCTGGGACTATCGCGACGGTGAGGTTTATCTCTATCAACGCGGCGGCTCGGTGGTGGCCCGCCTGCGCGTCGGCAGTGGCGGCGCCATGAACGGAGCAATCACGAAATCGGGCGCCGGGCTCTCGCTGAATCGCTGA
- a CDS encoding glucan biosynthesis protein: MTVTDRRRVLAGLSAALCATVAPQALLAQQPEQAPPQPRFGFEEVARRAREIAAVPYEAGPALPEALTRLDFDAWREIRFRPERALLAQSNSGFRMQMFHPGFLFTRPVTVNVIRDGVPTPVPYAANLFDYGRTKFDKPLPVNLGFAGFRLHYPLNDPRVFDELISFIGASYFRVLGRGQRYGLSARGLAIGAGIPGGEEFPIFREFWVETPTADAERVTVYALLDSPSVTGAYRFHVYPDGDSVVDVGAVLFPRKPIEKLGLAPLTSMFFTGENDRRFYDDFRTELHDSDGLLIHSSTGEWIWRPLRNARVAASSSFVERNVRGFGLMQRDRAFEHYQDLDLAYELRPSYWVEPQGDWGEGVVELIELPTTDETNDNIVALWAPKAPLEPGREFRFGYKLTAMVDSNDLHPGGRAINTYQAKPKALGSGEPVTENARRFIVDFAGGDLGYYLKQPEKVEIVPSIAYGRINRAFLVPNPKTDGFRAFIDIVVEPGQLAEMRAFLKSGSKTLTETWSYPWRAPDAG, from the coding sequence ATGACGGTTACCGATCGCCGCCGGGTTCTCGCCGGGCTGAGCGCCGCGCTGTGTGCCACCGTGGCGCCGCAGGCTTTGCTGGCGCAGCAGCCGGAGCAGGCGCCGCCGCAGCCGCGTTTCGGATTTGAGGAGGTGGCGCGCCGGGCCCGCGAGATCGCCGCTGTACCCTATGAGGCGGGGCCCGCGCTGCCGGAGGCGCTGACGCGGCTCGATTTCGATGCCTGGCGCGAGATCCGCTTTCGGCCGGAGCGGGCCCTGCTCGCCCAGTCGAATTCCGGGTTCCGGATGCAGATGTTCCACCCCGGTTTCCTGTTTACGCGGCCGGTGACGGTGAATGTGATCCGGGACGGCGTGCCGACGCCGGTACCATACGCCGCCAATCTCTTCGACTACGGGCGGACCAAATTCGACAAGCCGCTGCCGGTCAATCTCGGTTTCGCGGGTTTCCGCCTGCACTACCCGCTGAACGACCCGCGCGTTTTCGATGAGCTCATCTCTTTCATCGGGGCGAGCTATTTCCGCGTGCTCGGGCGCGGGCAGCGCTATGGCCTGTCGGCGCGTGGCCTTGCGATCGGAGCGGGTATCCCCGGCGGCGAGGAATTCCCGATCTTCCGCGAGTTCTGGGTCGAGACGCCGACGGCCGACGCCGAGCGCGTCACGGTCTATGCGTTGCTCGATTCGCCTTCGGTCACGGGTGCCTATCGCTTCCATGTCTATCCGGACGGCGACAGCGTGGTCGATGTCGGCGCGGTGCTGTTCCCGCGCAAGCCGATCGAGAAGCTGGGTCTGGCGCCGCTGACCTCGATGTTCTTCACCGGCGAGAACGACCGTCGCTTCTATGACGACTTCCGCACCGAACTGCACGATTCCGACGGGCTGCTGATCCATTCCAGCACTGGCGAGTGGATCTGGCGGCCGCTGCGCAATGCTCGCGTCGCGGCCTCCTCCTCCTTCGTCGAGCGAAATGTCCGCGGCTTCGGCCTGATGCAGCGCGATCGCGCCTTCGAGCATTATCAAGATCTCGACCTCGCCTATGAATTGCGGCCCTCCTACTGGGTCGAGCCGCAAGGTGATTGGGGAGAGGGCGTGGTCGAGCTGATCGAGCTGCCGACCACCGACGAAACCAACGACAACATCGTCGCGCTTTGGGCGCCGAAGGCGCCGCTCGAGCCCGGCCGCGAGTTCCGCTTCGGCTACAAGCTGACGGCGATGGTCGATTCCAACGATTTGCATCCTGGCGGGCGGGCGATCAACACTTACCAAGCCAAGCCCAAGGCACTCGGCTCGGGCGAGCCCGTGACGGAGAACGCCCGGCGCTTCATCGTCGACTTCGCCGGCGGCGATCTCGGCTACTATCTGAAGCAGCCGGAAAAGGTCGAGATCGTGCCTTCGATCGCCTATGGCCGGATCAACCGGGCCTTCCTGGTGCCGAATCCGAAGACGGACGGCTTCCGCGCCTTCATCGACATCGTGGTCGAGCCGGGCCAGCTTGCCGAGATGCGCGCCTTCCTGAAGAGCGGCAGCAAGACCCTGACCGAGACCTGGAGCTATCCCTGGCGAGCGCCCGACGCCGGCTGA
- a CDS encoding LysE family translocator — MSPDSILPLIAFATVSTVTPGATTTLATASGAHFGFRRSLPFMVGVAIALAAMAVAAAAGLAGLLLAMPSLEFAMKLAGSAYLLWLAVKIARSGPPHLDRSIAKPTSFVGALWIQLQNPKGWAMTLGATASFAGLARSAVELAALLGTVFGILALLSLMLWCVGGLLLARLLRHAWQWRLLNVALALALAASILTMWR; from the coding sequence ATGTCGCCAGACTCGATCCTGCCCCTCATCGCCTTCGCCACCGTCTCGACGGTGACACCAGGCGCCACCACCACGCTCGCCACGGCCTCCGGCGCCCATTTCGGCTTTCGTCGCTCCCTGCCCTTCATGGTCGGCGTCGCGATCGCGCTGGCAGCGATGGCGGTGGCCGCCGCTGCAGGCCTCGCCGGCCTGCTGTTGGCGATGCCCTCACTTGAATTCGCGATGAAACTCGCCGGGTCGGCCTACCTGCTCTGGCTTGCCGTCAAGATCGCCCGCAGCGGCCCGCCGCATCTGGATCGCAGCATCGCAAAGCCGACGAGTTTTGTCGGCGCCCTCTGGATCCAGCTGCAGAACCCCAAGGGTTGGGCGATGACGCTCGGCGCCACCGCATCCTTCGCCGGGCTCGCCCGCAGCGCAGTCGAACTTGCCGCCCTACTCGGAACCGTCTTCGGCATCCTTGCACTTCTGTCGCTGATGCTCTGGTGCGTCGGCGGCCTGCTTCTGGCGCGGCTTCTGCGGCACGCCTGGCAATGGCGCCTGCTCAATGTCGCGCTCGCGCTGGCGCTCGCCGCTTCGATCCTCACAATGTGGCGTTAG
- a CDS encoding GNAT family N-acetyltransferase, whose translation MNRSIKPGAKARHGEVRRLWPAERDLFTAHLLRLDAATRRERFGTAVTDEFLTSYAETTFGVGGLVYAYVEAGEVRGAAELRGLEEIVIQTGEAAFSVERDWRRRGIGEALFGRLITASRNRNIRTLYMTCLPENAAMRNLARKFEAEMVGGYNDVEGRIATGAATPFTLLDEAMDNARSFATLSLSLQRKFWPSALFSLAASRH comes from the coding sequence ATGAATCGTTCGATCAAGCCTGGCGCCAAGGCCAGGCACGGCGAGGTCAGGCGTCTCTGGCCTGCCGAGCGTGATCTCTTCACCGCCCATCTCTTGCGCCTCGACGCCGCGACGCGGCGCGAGCGCTTCGGGACGGCGGTCACAGATGAGTTCCTTACGAGCTACGCCGAGACCACCTTCGGCGTCGGCGGGCTCGTTTACGCCTATGTCGAAGCCGGCGAGGTCCGCGGCGCTGCCGAATTGCGCGGGCTGGAGGAGATCGTCATCCAGACCGGCGAGGCTGCCTTCAGCGTCGAGCGCGACTGGCGCCGGCGCGGCATCGGCGAGGCGCTGTTCGGCCGCCTGATCACCGCATCGCGCAACCGTAACATCCGCACGCTCTACATGACCTGCCTGCCGGAGAACGCCGCGATGCGGAATCTCGCGCGCAAGTTCGAGGCCGAGATGGTCGGCGGCTACAATGATGTCGAGGGCCGGATCGCCACCGGCGCGGCGACGCCGTTCACCCTGCTCGACGAGGCGATGGACAACGCGCGCAGCTTCGCGACCCTGTCGCTCTCGCTACAGCGCAAATTCTGGCCCTCGGCCCTGTTCAGCCTGGCAGCCTCGCGGCACTGA
- the sucC gene encoding ADP-forming succinate--CoA ligase subunit beta yields MNIHEYQGKAVLKEFGAPVSAGFPALSVTEAVEAARKLPGPLYVVKSQIHAGGRGKGKFKELPADAKGGVRLAKSIEEVESHAKEMLGNTLVTAQTGPAGKQVNRLYIEDGSDISKEFYLSALVDRETSRVAFVVSTEGGMDIEKVAHDTPEKILTFSVDPATGIMPHHGRTVAKALGLSGEQAKQAATVLGQVYAAFVGKDMAMLEINPLIVTTQGQVKCLDAKVSFDSNSLYRHPELMELRDETEEDAKEIEASKYDLAYIALDGTIGCMVNGAGLAMATLDIIQLYGESPANFLDVGGGASEEKVTAAFKIITADPKVKGILVNIFGGIMKCDVIARGVIAAVKTVGLEVPLVVRLEGTNVAEGKQIIRDSGLNVIPADDLDDAAQKIVAAIKKA; encoded by the coding sequence ATGAACATCCACGAATATCAGGGCAAGGCGGTTCTCAAGGAGTTCGGCGCGCCCGTCTCCGCCGGCTTCCCGGCGCTCTCGGTGACCGAGGCCGTCGAGGCAGCCAGGAAGCTGCCCGGCCCGCTCTATGTGGTAAAGAGCCAGATCCATGCCGGTGGCCGCGGCAAGGGCAAGTTCAAGGAACTGCCGGCCGACGCCAAGGGCGGCGTGCGTCTCGCCAAGTCGATCGAAGAGGTCGAGAGCCACGCCAAGGAGATGCTCGGCAACACGCTGGTGACGGCGCAGACCGGCCCGGCCGGCAAGCAGGTCAACCGCCTCTACATCGAGGACGGCTCGGACATCTCGAAGGAGTTCTACCTCTCGGCGCTGGTCGATCGCGAGACCTCGCGCGTTGCCTTCGTGGTCTCGACCGAGGGCGGCATGGACATCGAGAAGGTGGCCCATGACACGCCGGAGAAGATCCTGACCTTCTCCGTCGATCCGGCGACCGGCATCATGCCGCACCATGGCCGCACCGTTGCCAAGGCGCTCGGCCTCAGCGGTGAGCAGGCCAAGCAGGCCGCGACTGTGCTCGGCCAAGTCTATGCCGCCTTCGTCGGCAAGGACATGGCGATGCTCGAGATCAACCCGCTGATCGTGACGACGCAGGGCCAGGTCAAGTGCCTGGACGCCAAGGTCTCGTTCGATTCGAACTCGCTCTACCGCCATCCCGAGCTGATGGAGCTGCGCGACGAGACCGAGGAAGACGCCAAGGAGATCGAGGCGTCGAAATACGACCTCGCCTATATCGCGCTCGACGGCACGATCGGCTGCATGGTCAACGGCGCCGGCCTCGCCATGGCGACGCTCGACATCATCCAGCTCTACGGCGAGAGCCCTGCCAACTTCCTCGACGTCGGCGGCGGCGCTTCCGAGGAGAAGGTCACCGCGGCCTTCAAGATCATCACCGCCGACCCGAAGGTGAAGGGCATCCTGGTCAACATCTTCGGCGGCATCATGAAGTGCGATGTCATTGCCCGCGGCGTGATCGCAGCGGTGAAGACGGTCGGGCTCGAAGTGCCGCTGGTGGTGCGCCTCGAAGGCACCAACGTGGCGGAAGGCAAGCAGATCATCCGCGACTCCGGCCTCAACGTCATCCCGGCCGATGACCTCGACGACGCCGCGCAGAAGATCGTCGCTGCGATCAAGAAGGCTTGA
- a CDS encoding TetR/AcrR family transcriptional regulator → MATPREPSEMRILSVAGEHLRQHGLRRFTVVAVAEEAGMTHANVYRYFPSRTALIDAVVDVWLKAAERSLADIADGPDPAEDKLERLILALAKANRNLLHEEPHLFAALSQAVAKRHAISRRNRTRVRALFERVIDDGIATGAFEPRDRDRAIAFVIDATHRFIHPASLELEADVPQASVDARLATLIRVALRTLATGVI, encoded by the coding sequence GTGGCCACGCCACGCGAGCCGAGCGAGATGCGTATCCTCTCGGTCGCCGGCGAGCACCTACGCCAGCATGGCCTGCGCCGCTTCACCGTGGTCGCGGTGGCCGAAGAAGCGGGCATGACCCATGCCAATGTCTACCGCTACTTCCCCTCGCGCACGGCCCTGATCGATGCCGTGGTCGATGTCTGGCTGAAGGCGGCCGAGCGCTCGCTCGCCGACATCGCCGATGGGCCGGACCCGGCCGAAGACAAGCTCGAGCGCCTGATCCTCGCGCTCGCCAAGGCGAACCGCAACCTGCTGCACGAGGAGCCGCATCTGTTCGCGGCGCTGTCGCAGGCGGTCGCCAAGCGTCATGCGATCAGCCGGCGCAACCGTACCCGCGTGCGCGCCTTGTTCGAGCGCGTGATCGACGACGGCATCGCCACGGGCGCGTTCGAGCCGCGCGATCGCGACCGCGCTATCGCCTTCGTGATCGATGCCACGCACCGTTTCATCCACCCTGCTTCGCTGGAACTGGAGGCGGACGTGCCGCAGGCCTCGGTCGACGCCAGGCTCGCCACTTTGATCAGGGTGGCGCTGCGTACGCTTGCGACCGGTGTGATTTAA
- the mdh gene encoding malate dehydrogenase: MARKKIALIGAGQIGGTLAHLAGLKELGDVVLFDIAEGIPQGKGLDIAESAPVDGFDAGYKGTQSYEDIKGADVIIVTAGVPRKPGMSRDDLIGINLKVMKSVGEGIKTYAPKAFVICITNPLDAMVWALQKFSGLKPNMICGMAGVLDSARFRHFLADEFKVSVKDVSAFVLGGHGDDMVPLVRYSGVAGIPLPDLVKMKWTTQERLDAIVERTRKGGGEIVNLLKTGSAFYAPAASAIAMAESYLKDQKRVLPAAAALRGQYGVKDMFVGVPVVIGAKGVERVVKIRLNGAEKEMLAKSVASVQGLIDACKSVDPSLA; encoded by the coding sequence ATGGCCCGCAAGAAGATCGCCCTCATCGGCGCCGGACAGATCGGCGGCACGCTCGCTCACCTCGCCGGCCTCAAGGAGCTGGGCGACGTCGTCCTGTTCGACATTGCCGAGGGCATTCCCCAGGGCAAAGGCCTCGACATCGCCGAGTCCGCCCCGGTCGACGGCTTCGACGCTGGCTACAAGGGCACGCAGTCCTATGAGGACATCAAGGGCGCCGACGTGATCATCGTCACCGCCGGCGTGCCGCGTAAGCCCGGCATGAGCCGTGACGATTTGATCGGCATCAACCTCAAGGTGATGAAGTCGGTCGGCGAGGGCATCAAGACCTACGCCCCCAAGGCTTTCGTGATCTGCATCACCAACCCGCTCGACGCGATGGTCTGGGCCCTGCAGAAGTTCTCGGGCCTGAAGCCCAACATGATCTGCGGCATGGCCGGCGTGCTCGACTCCGCCCGTTTCCGCCACTTCCTTGCCGATGAGTTCAAGGTCTCGGTCAAGGACGTCTCGGCCTTCGTGCTCGGCGGCCATGGCGACGACATGGTGCCGCTGGTCCGCTATTCCGGCGTCGCCGGCATCCCGCTGCCCGACCTCGTCAAGATGAAGTGGACGACGCAGGAGCGTCTCGACGCCATCGTCGAGCGCACCCGCAAGGGTGGCGGCGAGATCGTCAACCTGCTCAAGACCGGCTCGGCCTTTTATGCCCCGGCCGCCTCGGCAATCGCCATGGCCGAGAGCTATCTCAAGGACCAGAAGCGCGTCCTGCCGGCGGCTGCCGCGCTCAGGGGCCAGTACGGCGTCAAGGACATGTTCGTCGGCGTGCCGGTCGTGATCGGCGCCAAGGGCGTCGAGCGGGTCGTGAAGATCCGCCTCAATGGCGCCGAGAAGGAGATGCTGGCGAAATCGGTCGCCTCGGTGCAGGGCCTTATCGACGCCTGCAAGAGCGTCGATCCGTCATTGGCGTGA
- the zapE gene encoding cell division protein ZapE, whose translation MLATLPERYDALVASGAIERDPAQIAVVRRLQALSQTLASRKLAKKSSALGWLFGRKQPDADAVKGLYIWGSVGRGKTMLMDLFYETVPVRARRRVHFHAFMADVHERIHAYRQALKAGTVKEPDPIGPVAAELAEEASLLCFDEFTVTDIADAMILGRLFTKLFADGVIVVATSNVEPSRLYEGGLNRALFLPFIDLLASKVDVIKLEARTDFRLEKLGGAPTYHVPADDKARAALDKAFSQLSGVAQGAPTTISIKGHELKLPQAAGAVARASFTDLCAQAYGASDYLALAQRFHTLILDGIPIMDIERRNEAKRFIILIDTLYESHVKLVASAAAEPTGLYVAQTGREAFEFDRTVSRLIEMRSEEYLALPHGRADSAASGDATGLVET comes from the coding sequence ATGCTCGCCACGCTCCCCGAACGTTATGACGCCCTGGTCGCCTCGGGTGCGATCGAGCGCGATCCGGCGCAGATCGCCGTCGTCAGGCGATTGCAGGCGCTGTCACAGACGCTCGCCAGCCGCAAGCTGGCGAAGAAGAGCAGCGCGCTCGGCTGGCTGTTCGGCCGCAAGCAGCCGGATGCGGACGCGGTGAAGGGCCTTTATATCTGGGGCTCGGTCGGCCGCGGCAAGACCATGCTGATGGACCTGTTCTACGAGACGGTCCCGGTTAGGGCGCGGCGGCGGGTGCATTTCCATGCCTTCATGGCCGATGTGCACGAACGCATCCACGCCTATCGCCAGGCGCTCAAGGCCGGGACGGTCAAGGAGCCGGACCCGATCGGCCCAGTGGCGGCCGAACTCGCGGAAGAAGCGAGCCTGCTCTGCTTCGACGAGTTCACCGTCACCGACATCGCCGACGCGATGATCCTCGGGCGGCTGTTCACAAAGCTGTTCGCCGACGGCGTCATTGTGGTCGCGACCTCCAACGTCGAGCCGTCACGGCTTTATGAAGGGGGCCTCAACCGCGCACTCTTCCTGCCTTTTATCGACCTGCTCGCCAGCAAGGTCGACGTCATCAAGCTGGAGGCCCGCACCGATTTCCGGCTGGAGAAGCTTGGCGGCGCGCCGACCTATCACGTTCCTGCCGACGACAAGGCCAGGGCTGCGCTCGACAAGGCCTTCAGCCAGCTCTCCGGCGTGGCGCAGGGCGCGCCGACCACGATCTCGATCAAGGGCCATGAGTTGAAGCTGCCGCAGGCGGCCGGCGCGGTCGCGCGGGCGAGCTTTACCGACCTCTGCGCCCAGGCCTATGGCGCTTCGGATTATCTTGCGCTCGCCCAGCGCTTCCATACGCTGATCCTTGACGGGATCCCGATCATGGACATCGAACGGCGCAACGAGGCCAAGCGCTTCATCATCCTGATCGACACGCTCTATGAGAGCCATGTGAAGCTCGTCGCCTCGGCGGCGGCAGAGCCGACCGGGCTCTATGTCGCGCAGACCGGGCGCGAGGCCTTCGAGTTCGACCGGACGGTGTCGCGCCTGATCGAGATGCGCTCGGAGGAATACCTCGCCTTGCCGCATGGGCGGGCCGATTCGGCTGCGAGCGGCGACGCGACCGGGCTGGTGGAGACCTGA
- a CDS encoding LysR substrate-binding domain-containing protein, whose protein sequence is MRNLDLELIRAFVAVADHGSMTVAGNVLHLTQSAVSQQIMRLERRLGQVLFLRERRGLKLTAAGYRLLAKARRLIGLNDEIWAEMTTSFGGTVRLGVPYDLVGTSLAPILKGFAEASPLVEISLVCASSPQLLEALGKGEVDLALVEQPLAAAGGECLGIERLVWVGARAGTAHLKQPLPLSLVADSCAFRPAVTTALDEQGRAWRSVFENGNIDATTATVRTDLAITAWLACTVPPDLDILGSAEGLPELPPFAITLHLPRSQPSEAARELARHLRAGWLRPRQAA, encoded by the coding sequence ATGCGCAATCTCGACCTCGAACTGATCAGAGCCTTCGTCGCCGTCGCCGACCATGGCAGCATGACGGTGGCTGGCAATGTGCTGCATCTGACGCAGAGCGCCGTCAGCCAGCAGATCATGCGGCTGGAACGGCGGCTCGGGCAGGTCTTGTTCCTGCGCGAGCGGCGTGGGCTGAAGCTGACGGCCGCGGGCTATCGCCTGCTCGCCAAGGCGCGCCGGCTGATCGGCCTCAATGACGAGATCTGGGCGGAGATGACGACTAGTTTCGGCGGCACAGTGCGGCTCGGCGTGCCCTATGACCTCGTCGGCACGTCTCTCGCGCCGATCCTGAAGGGTTTTGCCGAAGCGAGCCCATTGGTCGAGATCTCGCTGGTCTGCGCCTCCTCGCCGCAATTGCTCGAGGCGCTCGGCAAGGGAGAGGTCGACCTGGCTCTGGTCGAGCAGCCGCTCGCCGCTGCGGGCGGCGAATGCCTCGGCATAGAGCGATTGGTCTGGGTCGGGGCCAGGGCGGGCACCGCCCATCTGAAGCAGCCGCTGCCGCTCTCGCTCGTCGCCGACAGCTGTGCGTTCCGGCCGGCGGTAACGACGGCGCTCGACGAACAGGGCCGCGCCTGGCGCAGCGTGTTCGAGAACGGCAATATCGATGCGACCACCGCGACCGTCCGGACCGACCTCGCCATTACCGCCTGGCTCGCTTGCACGGTCCCGCCTGATCTCGACATTCTCGGATCAGCGGAGGGATTACCCGAGCTGCCGCCTTTCGCGATCACGCTGCATCTGCCGCGCTCGCAGCCATCGGAAGCGGCGCGTGAACTCGCCCGCCATCTGCGCGCCGGCTGGCTGCGTCCGAGACAGGCCGCATAG
- a CDS encoding type III PLP-dependent enzyme, producing MTERIREFLRDRREDGPCVVIDLEVVRENYVAFSRALPDTRVFYAVKANPAPEVLRLLAKLGSCFDCASVVEIELALSAGATADRISFGNTIKKERDVARAMELGVRLFAVDCQAEVEKIARAATATKAEGARIFCRILCDGAGADWPLSRKFGCVPEMAADVLEHGHRLGLQAYGISFHVGSQQANVNAWDSALASASAVFKECATRGLSLSMVNLGGGFPARYLRPIPGVPAYGDAIFQALSKHFGNRLPETIIEPGRGMVGEAGLIEAEVVLISKKSEDDQVRWVYLDIGKFNGLAETMDEAIRYPIRTIRDGDATVPCVLAGPTCDSVDVMYEKTPYMLPFSLEIGDKVLIEGTGAYTTTYSAVAFNGFPPLKQYVI from the coding sequence ATGACCGAGCGCATCCGTGAATTTCTGCGTGACCGCCGCGAGGACGGCCCCTGCGTCGTGATCGACCTCGAGGTCGTGCGCGAGAATTATGTTGCCTTCTCCCGGGCGCTGCCGGACACCCGCGTCTTCTACGCGGTCAAGGCGAACCCGGCGCCGGAAGTGCTGCGCCTGCTGGCCAAGCTCGGCTCCTGCTTCGATTGCGCCTCGGTCGTCGAGATCGAGCTCGCGCTCTCGGCTGGCGCCACGGCGGACCGCATCTCCTTCGGCAACACCATCAAGAAGGAGCGCGACGTCGCTCGCGCCATGGAGCTCGGCGTGCGCCTGTTCGCCGTCGACTGCCAGGCCGAGGTCGAGAAGATCGCCCGTGCCGCCACCGCCACCAAGGCTGAAGGCGCGCGCATCTTCTGCCGTATCCTCTGCGACGGCGCCGGCGCCGACTGGCCGCTCTCGCGCAAGTTCGGCTGCGTGCCCGAAATGGCCGCGGACGTGCTCGAGCATGGTCATCGCCTTGGCCTCCAGGCCTATGGCATCTCGTTCCATGTCGGCTCGCAGCAGGCGAATGTGAACGCCTGGGATTCGGCCCTGGCTTCGGCCTCGGCCGTGTTCAAGGAGTGCGCCACCCGCGGCCTTTCGCTGTCGATGGTCAACCTCGGCGGCGGCTTCCCGGCGCGCTATCTGCGGCCGATCCCGGGCGTCCCGGCCTATGGCGATGCGATCTTCCAGGCGCTGTCGAAGCATTTCGGCAACCGCCTGCCCGAGACCATCATCGAGCCTGGCCGCGGCATGGTCGGCGAAGCCGGCCTGATCGAGGCGGAGGTCGTGCTGATCTCGAAGAAGAGCGAGGACGACCAGGTCCGCTGGGTCTATCTCGACATCGGCAAGTTCAACGGCCTGGCCGAGACGATGGACGAGGCGATCCGCTACCCGATCCGAACGATCCGGGACGGCGACGCCACGGTTCCCTGCGTGCTCGCCGGCCCGACCTGCGATTCGGTCGACGTCATGTACGAGAAGACCCCGTACATGCTGCCGTTCAGCCTCGAAATCGGGGACAAGGTCCTGATCGAGGGCACCGGCGCCTATACGACGACCTATTCGGCCGTCGCCTTCAACGGCTTCCCGCCGCTGAAGCAGTACGTCATCTGA